GACACGCAGGACCCAGTGGCGATCGCCGACGAGCTACAGGACATCTGGGAATAGAACTTGGACCTACCGAATGTCGGTGCGTCCAAGAACTACTCGGTTCTAGTCGACCTGTTTCCACCAGGAGATGACAGCCATCAACATCGCCGTCACCAAGGCGACCAGGACCCACAGCACGAGGCCAACGTCGATCCACGCGCCCGGCGGCGGTGCTCCCGGCAAGATGTTCCGGAGCGGGACAACCGCGAACAGCATCGCGGCGTACCACGTCAGGAACGGCATCTGGAACGCCTTCCGTCGTGTGATCACCTGCAGGGCAGTGGCAATCGCCAACGTGGGCAGCGTGATCAACACTATGCAGATTCCGAGATCGAATGCCAGCGGACCGAGTGACCGTTTCATCGTCACCTGCATCGCTTCGTCGGTGCCCGAGGTCTGCGGTCCCGGAGGAACCTCTTCGGCTGTGATATCCCAGCCCTGCAGCGCGCCCTCTACCTCCACGCGGGCAGGCATGAACTGCCGCTCTTCACCCGATCCGACAAGCAGCGTGGCGCTGATCGGCTCGCTCCTGTACGAGTCGAACGGCCAGTTGTTCACGTCACCGTTGAGGTCGAGGGTGGTCGTCTTCTCGGCAGGCGCCTCCCCTGCGGGGAAACTCAAGTCGCCCAACGTGTTCCACGGGAACAACCGCACCGATATGTCGGTGTTGAGTACCTCGAGACGTTCATCGGTGAGGTCATCCTGCGGAATGACGAGCACCTTGACATCGGCTTGATAGTCGACGGTGCGCAAGGCCTTCACGGTCACGAGGACGACGGTTTCGGATCCGTCGCCGGTGTCGGCGGGGCCCAACTCGGTCGACGATCCCGACAGCCACCAGTAGGCGAACAGCGTGCCGACGTAGGCCAGCAGGACCACCGCGACGACGCCGACGATGGTTCCGACGCGCCGGCCCGATGTGGGCTCGGGAGCGCCGTGGCGCGAACTTGCCTGGCGCTCTGGCGCCGCTGGGCTCTGGGGTTCCACGGACGGAATGTTAGGGCTGCTCGACGGTTCTGTCCTTGCTTTAGACACAGCCGTCTACGCCAATGTCAATAATGTTCACCTTTGCGCCTGCAAACCGACTACCAGCGAGTTATCAAGATCGAATTTCGTCGGTTGGATAGCGCTATTTCCAGTGGGGTTCGAGCAGCGTGGACCAGGCTTCGTCGAGTTGCTGCCACTCGGCCGGGCAGCCCGACGCGCGGTCTTCGGGCAGTTGTTCGTTGGTTACCAAGTCGCCGTTGGCGTCCGGGTTCGACCCGTAGATCCAGCACTCCAGGTTGTACACGCGCTGCAGGTTCAGTGAGTGTTCGTCCGCCATGTCGTCCGCGGTGAACTCGGTCTGCACCTCGGCAAGCGAGGCGAACGCGCGCGCGAAGTCCTTGACGGCCTGCACCGACTCCGGGTCGACCCTGCCGTCCTCGTCCGGCGTCAACAAGATGTATGCAGAGGCCTGATCGGCCACGTCCTCCTCGCGACCGGTCACCGGCAGGTCGTAGATGCTGACCGCCATGTGGCCGACCTCGTGGTAGAACGTCGCGTACTCGGAGTTGAGTGCCGACTCGACAGGGTCTGGATCACCGGCCTTCGTGAAAACCCCTTGGGCCCAGTCGGTGTCCTCGTAGCACATGGTGATGGTGTTGTCGCTCTCGCTCCAGAATGCGTTGGGCTGTCCGCACTGCGACCCGCGCAGCTGTATGTCGTTGGGCAGCACCAGTGTCTGGTTGATGTCGTCGGCGAGGTCTTCGAGCATGCGATTGTCCTGCTGAATTTTCTTCCCGTTCAGTGCCTCAGGCGTGTCGGCGTCTTCGTAGGTGACGATCATCGTTCCGCCAGGGCCGTCGGGGCCGGGCGCCTCCGGGGCGCCGTTCTCCGCATCGACTTTTCCCTTCGCCGAGGTTTCGGCGGCCGCGGGTGACTCCGGAGCGTCGGCCTCTTCACTGGGCGAGCTGCCGCACCCGGCCACGATCAATCCAGCCGCCATCAGCGGCACAATCCGACTGCGCATGGTTTCCCCTCAGCTGAGACCCCTGAAATTGACACCGTCGCAGATTTTGGGTGCGAAGTAAATGGTGACCAGCTGATTTGTTGAATCGGGATAGCGAGATGTGCAGCCAGCTAGGGCCTCGCCGGGTAGGCCAAGGCGTCGACGACGCCGCCGCCGTTGGTGTCACCGCCGAGCAGAACCGTCGACGTCCCCGCCGTCGGGTCGTAGTCGACGAGCGTCTCGCCGCTGCCGCACGACAGGGTCGCCTGCAACTGAAGGTTGCCATCGTGGACGCCGAGCACGCGCACGCTGTGGCGCTCGTCCACCTGCGGAACATCCACCGCAGTGGTTGTTCCGTCGGCTTCGTTGAGCTTGCCGAGGAACACCATGCCGCATCCGCCGGCCGCCTGAATGAAGGTGCCCTGGGGCAATTTCCAGGCGTCCAGGTCGGCGACGGACGGACCTTGCGACCCGTCGTTCTCCGCCGTCAGCGGGGTCGGCGCCGAACCGTCGACAGGTACGAGCCACAGCCGCGAATAGCTGAAATCCGTTCCGTTGCAACGCGCTACGGCGACGCCGACGTCCCACCACCGCGTCGGCGAGCAGTGGCTGGCGTCGGGGACCGGCAGAAACTTGCCCGGCGCGCCGTCATTGCCCATCATCGCCAGACCGGCATCGGTGCCGAGCATCAGCTCGGTGCCGTCGGAAGTGGAGAGGACTGAGGCGTTGAACTCGCTGCCGAGTTTGTCCACCGGATAGGTGAGCTGCTGCTTGCCGGTGAGGTCGACGCGTGTGAGCGATGCCGGGCTGTCGACGTCGTTCGACTTCAGCAGCAGCACCGCCTTGCCTTCGGGCTTCGTGTAGCGCGGGTCGGCGGAGTAGCCGCCGTCGACCCGGAAGGAGGTCCGCTCGCCGGTGCGCAGATCGACCTCCATCACGACCAAGTCGTCATCATGGCGGGAGAACAGCGCACGGGTCCCGTCGCCGGACCAGTCGACAAGGGTGGGCAGGGAACCGGATTCGCCGGGCGCTTCGAAGGTCGTGATCGCGTAGCGGCCCCCCTCGGGGTTGACGAGGTACAGCGTCGTCTCCGAGTTGTAGGGCGTCGGGTCGCCTGGCTCGACCTCGTCACCGGCGTTCGTCGGGGTGGCGGCGTTCCACATCGCGAGCGTCCAGCCGGGGCCGACCTCTGACCACGGTACGTCCTGGATGGGCGCTTCCTCGTTGTAGGCGGCCATCGTTGCGGCATGGGGTGTCGCCCGCGTTGAGGTGGCTGGCGCCGACGGCGCGGGTTCGCTGGGGCGCGCGGCCGGTTCCGTCGACGACGAGCATCCGACCACCACCGCCGCTGTCGCCGCGACGACCGCGGCTCGACGGAAGATCTGATTCATGTGCAGTCCTTTCCAGTGGTGGAAGGGTGCACAAGACGGCTTGGAGGATTCTTGATGCGGTCGCCATCGGGGGATTGAACTAGGCGATCAACCCGTCAGCGTGGGGTGAACTTGACCGCGACGATCTTGTCGCGGGCGAACGCCTCGGCGAACTCGTCGACGGTCGGGATGCGGTCGTCGCGGAATTTGAGTCCCATCATCGTCTGGGCTTTCTTGACGCCGTAGGACTGGGCGGCGCGGTGCGCGAGATCGGCGACGGCGGCCGGGTCCGAGATGACTTCGCCGTGCATCTTCGTGGTCTTGCCGTTGTGTAGAACCTCGGCGTCGGCGCCGCCGCTGAAGTTGTGCTTCCACCCCGCGTTCGCGATGGCGTACAGCGCGCCGTCGATGTGGTGAGCGCTCACCGGAATCGAGAACTGGCGGCCGGATTTGCGTCCCTTGAAGTTGAGCACCATCAGCTGCTTGCGTAGTGAACCGGCCAGTGGTGTGCCCAGCAGCTTGCGCAGCAACGGGTTGACGATACGGAGCAGCTTTTCGGGTGGATGCCCAGCGGCGACTGCGGGTTCCTGATCGGTCATAGCGCTCACGGTATGCCTGATCGGAGACGCGCTGATAGGTATTGCGTTAAAGGTTTTCCAGGTCGTCGGGGACGTCGACGGCGTTCTCGCGCAGCGCCTCGATCGGTACGACGTCGAGCGTGCGTTCGTGGGTGCAGGCCAGGACGACCGGGGCCGCGTAGCCGTCCTGGTATGCCCGCAGCCAGTTCACCGCGGTGACGCACCAGCGGTCGCCGGGCTCCAGACCGGGAAAGCGGTATTGCGGCATCGGGGTGGACAGATCGTTGCCGATAGAGCGTTGATGGTCGAGGAATTCTGCGGTCACGACGGCGCAGATGGTGTGTCTGCCCACGTCCTGCGGTCCGGTCGAACAGCAGCCGTCGCGGTAGAAGCCGGTCATCGGATCGGTGCCGCACGGCTCGAGCGGGCCGCCCAATACATTGCGTTCACCCACCGTCCCATTATGGCCTCCAGGTGTTCGCGGCTCGCTGCATTCGCTCGCTTGATCGCGCGCCGGCTCGAGGTGCCTACATGCGAGCTGCCAACGTCTGAGCGACTTTGTCGCTGAAGTTCCCCGGCCCTTGTAGTAGGTGAGCGACATTTTCGCTCAGAGGTTGGCACAGAGAGGTATTCACCCAGCAACCACCGGGCTCGACCCAGGGCTAGATCCGCCCGTTCTGCGTCATCCACCGCATGACCTGCCAGCCGACGAACACCGGCAGCCAGGTCGTCAGCACGCGGTAGAGCAGCACCGCCGGAACGGCGATCGCGGCGGTCATTCCGAACGCGGCCAAGCCGCCGATCAACGCGGCCTCCACCGCGCCCACTCCGCCGGGCGTCGGCGCCGCCGAGGCCAACGTGCCGCCGATCATCGTCACGACGGTGACGGTGATGAACGAGGTGTCGCCGCCGAACGCCTCGATGGCCGCCCACAACGCGAATGCATTGCCGAGAGTGGTTGCTGCACAACCGAGTACGATTACCGCCAGTCGCTTCGGTTCGCGGCCCAGTTCGATGAGATGGCCGATCACCTCCTGCAGTCGCGGCCGCACCGACGTCGCGAGCCAGCGTCGCAGCCGGGGCACCAGCAGGAAGGTGCCGATCAATCCCAGCAGCAGGCCGCCCACCAGATACAGGACGTTGACGCTGGGCACGAACCGAGAGAGGTTGGCGGACACACCCGCCGCGGTGCTGAAGAAGATCAACAACACGATGTGGGTCATCACCTGCACCGATTGTTGCAGCGCGACAGCGGTCGTCGCGCGCATCGGGGTGACGCCGCCCTTCTGCAGATATCTCGCGCTGAGTGCAAGACCGCCGACGCCCGCTGGGGTCGTCGTCGCAGCGAACTTGTTCGCCACCTGCATGACGATCAGGCCCCATAGCTTCACCACGCTGTCGGCGGCCGCCCACAGCGCTGCCGCCGCACCGAGATAAGTCAGCCCCGACGCCGCCAGTCCCAGTAGCGCGAACCACCAGTTCGCAGTGCGGAGTTCGGTGAGAAAGGTCGGGACCGAGCTGATGAACGGATACGCGACGTACACCAGCGCAATCAACAGCACGAGCTGGATCAGCTGGCTGCGCGTGAATCGGGTGACGGTCTCGGTCCGGATCTCATCGACGCGTGTCTGACGCTTCACCTCGTCACGCGCGGTGGAGATGACGGTCTTCGCGTCTCGCACAGATTGCCGGATATGAAGTGGCACAGCTGCTTTGGTGAGACGCCGCGATGCCGATAGCACAGTGTCCTTGCCGAACGCATCGATCGCCGCACGTACGGCCGACGGCGCGTCGTACAGATGGGTCGTCGTCACCAACAACTGTGCGATGTCCGAGCGCAGCTGCGCGTCGGTCGCACCGTACTCGGCGCTG
The sequence above is drawn from the Mycobacterium gallinarum genome and encodes:
- a CDS encoding DUF2237 family protein, which translates into the protein MGERNVLGGPLEPCGTDPMTGFYRDGCCSTGPQDVGRHTICAVVTAEFLDHQRSIGNDLSTPMPQYRFPGLEPGDRWCVTAVNWLRAYQDGYAAPVVLACTHERTLDVVPIEALRENAVDVPDDLENL
- a CDS encoding DUF4436 domain-containing protein, with translation MEPQSPAAPERQASSRHGAPEPTSGRRVGTIVGVVAVVLLAYVGTLFAYWWLSGSSTELGPADTGDGSETVVLVTVKALRTVDYQADVKVLVIPQDDLTDERLEVLNTDISVRLFPWNTLGDLSFPAGEAPAEKTTTLDLNGDVNNWPFDSYRSEPISATLLVGSGEERQFMPARVEVEGALQGWDITAEEVPPGPQTSGTDEAMQVTMKRSLGPLAFDLGICIVLITLPTLAIATALQVITRRKAFQMPFLTWYAAMLFAVVPLRNILPGAPPPGAWIDVGLVLWVLVALVTAMLMAVISWWKQVD
- a CDS encoding lysylphosphatidylglycerol synthase transmembrane domain-containing protein, encoding MRVDGRDITVTGSLLQPLTRRTNDIFRLVLSAVFLAVVITSSLITRNEWVALERSISEIVAVLTPTQANLVYLAYGVAILALPFVILVSLIVARQWKLLGAYAAAAAIAGLALSITNAGIAAPQWHFDLRDRLDTVPSQFVDDPRWIAMLAAVLTVSGPWLPARWRRSWWALLLAFVPIHLVISAVVPARSLFGLAVGWFIGALVVLVVGTPGLDVPLEGAVRAMARRGCVVTALKVVRPSGAGPLILHAECDQQQTTAVMEMYGPHQRGGGVLLQVWRKVRFRDRETAPLHASMRRAVEHRALMVIAIGQLKLANISTIAVAGLERSWTLYAHTPAHGTPLGDCTAAIPVDRVWESLRELHDCQISHGDLRASEITVEETVLFGGFGSAEYGATDAQLRSDIAQLLVTTTHLYDAPSAVRAAIDAFGKDTVLSASRRLTKAAVPLHIRQSVRDAKTVISTARDEVKRQTRVDEIRTETVTRFTRSQLIQLVLLIALVYVAYPFISSVPTFLTELRTANWWFALLGLAASGLTYLGAAAALWAAADSVVKLWGLIVMQVANKFAATTTPAGVGGLALSARYLQKGGVTPMRATTAVALQQSVQVMTHIVLLIFFSTAAGVSANLSRFVPSVNVLYLVGGLLLGLIGTFLLVPRLRRWLATSVRPRLQEVIGHLIELGREPKRLAVIVLGCAATTLGNAFALWAAIEAFGGDTSFITVTVVTMIGGTLASAAPTPGGVGAVEAALIGGLAAFGMTAAIAVPAVLLYRVLTTWLPVFVGWQVMRWMTQNGRI
- a CDS encoding DUF4344 domain-containing metallopeptidase; amino-acid sequence: MRSRIVPLMAAGLIVAGCGSSPSEEADAPESPAAAETSAKGKVDAENGAPEAPGPDGPGGTMIVTYEDADTPEALNGKKIQQDNRMLEDLADDINQTLVLPNDIQLRGSQCGQPNAFWSESDNTITMCYEDTDWAQGVFTKAGDPDPVESALNSEYATFYHEVGHMAVSIYDLPVTGREEDVADQASAYILLTPDEDGRVDPESVQAVKDFARAFASLAEVQTEFTADDMADEHSLNLQRVYNLECWIYGSNPDANGDLVTNEQLPEDRASGCPAEWQQLDEAWSTLLEPHWK